The Candidatus Peribacteria bacterium region CACATTCACCGCGAATCCTGCATTATCCAGGACGATATTATTGAGGCCTTCACAAGCAATCCCCAGATCCACTTAAGCTGGAATCCAGGCGGTTGTCAGATTGAGCTGGGACTGGAAGAAGAACATAACAAAGCGCTCGTTGCCGTGACCGATATCCTCTTTCTCAACAAAGAAGAGGCGCTCGCCTTTACCCACGCCGACACAGTGGCAGATGCAATGGATCTGCTGATTGCTGCGGGCGCGGGCATCGTCTGTGTGACGGACGGCAAAAACGGGTCGATCGCGACCGACGGAAAACAGGTCTACACCTGTCCGATTGTCGAGGGTCCGGTCGTGGATATGACCGGGGCCGGAGACGCCTTCGGTACAGGGGTCACATGGGCCATTGTAAACGGCAAAAACTTGCCAACAAGCCTCAGAGCAGGTACTATAAACGCGAGGAGTGTCGTTGGTGTCATTGGTGCCCAGAAGGGCCTCCTGACCGCCACTCAGATGCTATCGGAACTGAACTGATCCTCACACACAATCCCCTTACCTACTTCTACTCATGGCAGACGATTCTCTTATTCTTATCCAGGAACTGCTCGACAGTGCGCAGGCGTCTCTCAAGACCGCCAACGCTATGCTTCGTGAGATGACCGGCGTCGCCGATCCGTCCCGCGAACGCCATGTCTCCAACGCAAGCAGAACTCCGGTGATGACAGGTCCAGTCAGCGGCCGCATCATTGAGGGAATTTTCGATGGCCAGAACATGGTGGACAGTACGGGTCAGAGTTATCCGGTCCCGGCAAACTATGCATCGAAGAGCAAGCTCGTGGAGGGTGACGGCATGAAACTGACAATCACGGATGAAGGAAAATTCATCTACAAGCAAATCTCCCCTGTCGACCGCAGACTCGGCAAAGGTGTACTTATTCAGGAAGACGGACAGTACAAAGTTCTCACGGAAGGCAAAGCACTCCGCGTCCTTCTTGCGTCCGTTACATTCTACCGCGCGGAAGTCGGCGACCAGATTACTGTCCTTCTGCCGGAAACCGGCGAAGCACAGTGGGCCGCCATTGAAGCAGTCATTCCGAAGCACCTGGCCGAAGCGGCAGCACACGACATTGTCAGCGCCATGAGCGACGGTGAAATGAGCCCGACCATGATGGAACAGGTGCCGTCGTTTGAGGATGAGGACATTGCGCCGAAGAAGACACGCAAGAAGAAGACGGATGAGTAGGCTTCCTACAATGAATGATCAGGACCCGGAAGGGTCCTTTTTTGAAATGATAATACGAAAAGTGAACCCCTTCTTTGCAAAGAAAGAGGGGTTCTGAGTAGAAAGGGTCAGACGTGTGTGGGATTTTTAGGTCCCGGAATCAGATTCCTACACAGGTAGGAACATTGTACTACTGAGCTGGTGGCCACGCTGCCGGATACCGGCAAACAGTATGTTCAAGAGAGTCTTTGAGGCATGCTCATACTCGCCTCTTGGAAGATTGCCGTCTTCAGCAAGAACCGTCAGCATCTTTGCAGCCAGAATATAGTCACTCTCCTACTCTCTCCACAGACAAAAGGTCTCCCAGGGAATACCGCGTGCTTCTACAAGAGCGCGCATTACTGCTTCGTCGCCACCGCTTTCCTGTGTCACAGTGTGAAGATGCTGCAAAACAGCAGCGGGTTCCCACGAAGGAATCTCCACACAAGGAGCTGGTTCAAGAGGCGCCTCAGAACAACATGATCCTTTGCAGTCAGCAGCACAGGTACAGGGCACCACTGACAAACCGGCAGGGATTGCGGCAGAAACTGCCTCATCCGGAACGCTCTCTAGCGGATCTCGTTTTATCGGTGGCCTGGAGGCAATGTGCGGCTCATTCATGATTCGTTTTTCTACAGGCACAGATAGCACTGAATCAGACTCGGAAGACCTGTCTCTTCCGGCATCCATAGCAGTTTGAGGGGTGTGTTTTTGTTGGACATGCCCTGGCTGAAGAGGCTTTATTTTCATGGCATACTTCCAGGAAGCCCGTACAAAATGCTCCTTAATATCAAGAGCGACAGGCGTATAGATACTAGCTCCCTTGTGATGCATTGAATGATTTAACGTAGCACGATCAATAAGTGTACTGATTTGCTGCCGGATAGAACGCAGCTCTCCGTACAGTGTCACTGTTGTGGCTGTTTTCAGAATTTGGTCGAATAAATCATCCACTAATTCGTTATTTATAGGATGACGATGGGCCACAAGACCTCCGGCAGGAAAATATCTGTCTATCAATTTCAATATTGATTGGCGCGCATCTTCTATGTCCGATTGGATATCCGACTCATTAATGACCTCCGGGAGCGACGCATCGTCCGGTATCTGCGGGAAACAGTCAGCAGCATTGCTTATAAAGCTTTGAGCCATAAAATCTTGCAGATAGTACCCGTATATTTTTTAATAACAATATAAAAGAGAAAGGGCACATGATGTACACATCTTTCATTATCCGCCACAGAACAACCCCCAAAACCTAGAAGCCACAAGCTAAAACCTATAAGCTGTCTGCATGCCTCTCTCCCCCCGCATCACCCTCCCCATCAGCGCTGCCCTCTTATGCGCCATTGCAGCGGGAGGATTTTTGTTCTGGCAGCTGGATAGCACCAGAGCCATGTTGAGTGCGGGCATCCAGAAACCAACGGGAACCGGTGCAGCCACCGTCCCACAGACAACGCCGCTGGCCGCTATAGATACCGGCAATGAATCACTCCTCCGTCTCCGTCAGGGCGACGTATTCGCACTGCGCGGCGAATGGAAAAATGCGCAGGAGGAATATCAGAAATCAGTGGATGCAGGAGGTGGACTGACTGCTCTGCGTAAACTGGCCCAGGCTCAGATGCAAAGACGCGACATCCGCGGCGCACAGACGACGCTGGATCAGCTCCGCAGAAGTGGCGCCAAGAAAGAAGACACACTGCTCCTCGAAAGTATTATTGATCTGCGCACCGGTGAACTCGGCAAAGCACTCACCCTTCTGAATGCGAGTGAGGACAGCCCGCAGAAACACTACGGCCTTGCACTGGTCGGCATTATTACCGGCGACACAGAGACCGCACGCAAGGAACTCGCTCTTGTCGAAACAGGATGGGAGCCGGTCCTGCGGACCTACGCACGCACACTCCAGAAAGCCTACGAGGAATTCGCCCTCTTCCCGGAAAGCCCGGAACTGCATCTGCTCACCCTCCTCGGCCACGCTCTCGCAGACGTGCAGGAATGCGAACTCGCGCTGCCGCTTTTGTCTGAAGCAACCAATCAGCAGGACGACTACCGCGACGCATGGATTCTGCAGGGATTCTGCGAACTCACCACCGAACGCCTGACCGAAGCACTGGCCTCTCTCGAACGCGCGTATCAGCTCGATCCGGAAAAGCCGGAAACACAGTACTTCCTTGGCCGCGTGTACAGCGCACAGGAAGATCACGGCAATGCTCTCACCTTCCTCCAGTACGCGCTGGAAAACGGATTCCAGCCGGAAGCAGAAGTCCGCAGGCTCATTGCAAAAGAAGCGCTCATCACCGGCAATGTCACCCTCGCACTTGATCAGCAGGACGCCCTCACCAGGCTCCCGGATGCAGGACTCCAGAGCTACAGCGACTACATTGCAGCCGCACTCACGTCCGACAAAAAACAGGAGGCGCAGGTAAAGGCGGAAGAAGCAGTTGCCAAGTGGCCGAACGACGCAGTCGCCTACATGCTGCTCGGATGGGTGCAGGCGGAAAACGGCAACACTGCAGAAGCGCGCTCGAATCTGGAAAAAGCACTGTCGATGAACCCGGAATTAACGAGCGCTCGCGAGAGACTCAATAAACTGTAAACCGACTCCCATCCTTCCATGCAATCCCTCTTCACAAAGCAACTCCTCATCGGCTTCGGCGCAGCAGGAATAATTATTGTGACGACGGC contains the following coding sequences:
- a CDS encoding carbohydrate kinase family protein yields the protein MSSPATRTAPIKTLSIGGATFDLFVRTDESVVHAQDGLDHLSLPLGQKIRINDVISTAGGGAANTSVGLSRLGCEAAFCGIVGEDQWGSAILETFKKEGVRTDAATVVDKETSSFSLILSAASGERVILNHPGTARHLHDVTFDRDAIRNVDAVFLNHIHRESCIIQDDIIEAFTSNPQIHLSWNPGGCQIELGLEEEHNKALVAVTDILFLNKEEALAFTHADTVADAMDLLIAAGAGIVCVTDGKNGSIATDGKQVYTCPIVEGPVVDMTGAGDAFGTGVTWAIVNGKNLPTSLRAGTINARSVVGVIGAQKGLLTATQMLSELN
- a CDS encoding tetratricopeptide repeat protein translates to MPLSPRITLPISAALLCAIAAGGFLFWQLDSTRAMLSAGIQKPTGTGAATVPQTTPLAAIDTGNESLLRLRQGDVFALRGEWKNAQEEYQKSVDAGGGLTALRKLAQAQMQRRDIRGAQTTLDQLRRSGAKKEDTLLLESIIDLRTGELGKALTLLNASEDSPQKHYGLALVGIITGDTETARKELALVETGWEPVLRTYARTLQKAYEEFALFPESPELHLLTLLGHALADVQECELALPLLSEATNQQDDYRDAWILQGFCELTTERLTEALASLERAYQLDPEKPETQYFLGRVYSAQEDHGNALTFLQYALENGFQPEAEVRRLIAKEALITGNVTLALDQQDALTRLPDAGLQSYSDYIAAALTSDKKQEAQVKAEEAVAKWPNDAVAYMLLGWVQAENGNTAEARSNLEKALSMNPELTSARERLNKL